In Balearica regulorum gibbericeps isolate bBalReg1 chromosome 2, bBalReg1.pri, whole genome shotgun sequence, one DNA window encodes the following:
- the LOC104629155 gene encoding carboxymethylenebutenolidase homolog, whose protein sequence is MAEPFLYDTGKRSQYGCLGHEVQIEHIKAYVCRPSFFTDKAVIVIHDIFGWLFPDIRYIVDLIASHGYITICPDFFKGTEPWKTTDHWADFADWMKDHDPMKVDKEADVVLKYLKEQCDAKKIGIVGFSWGGMAVHHLMLKNPQLTAGVSLYGIIRDSEERYNLLNPTFFIFGEKDHTISYDQITLLEEKLKQYCKVAYKIKVYPGQVHGFAQLKPEDMKPDDKPYIEEARKDMIDWIKIFI, encoded by the exons ATGGCTGAGCCTTTCCTATATGATACTGGAAAAAGATCTCAATATGGGTGCCTTGGACATGAAGTACAAATTGAGCACATCAAGGCATATGTTTGTAGACCATCCTTTTTCACAGACAAAGCTGTGATTGTGATTCACGATATATTTGGATGGCTGTTCCCAGACATCAGATACATAGTCGATTTGATTGCCAGTCATGGATACAT AACCATCTGCCCAGACTTCTTCAAGGGGACAGAGCCCTGGAAAACTACTGATCACTGGGCTGACTTTGCTGACTGGATGAAAGATCATGATCCTATGAAAGTAGACAA GGAAGCTGATGTTGTCTTGAAGTATCTAAAGGAACAATGCGATGCAAAGAAGATTGGTATCGTTGGGTTTTCCTGGGGTGGAATGGCAGTACATCACTTGATGCTGAAAAATCCTCAATTAACCGCTGGGGTGTCCCTCTATG GAATAATTAGGGACTCTGAAGAAAGATACAATTTACTAAATCCCACGTTTTTCATTTTTGGTGAGAAAGACCACACTATTTCTTATGATCAG ATCACTTTACTGGAGGAGAAGTTGAAACAGTATTGTAAAGTTGcatataaaattaaagtttatCCTGGACAAGTTCATGGATTTGCACAGTTGAAGCCAGAAGATATGAAACCTGATGATAAACCTTACATTGAAGAAGCTAGAAAGGATATGATTGATTggatcaaaatatttatttga